One stretch of Streptomyces sp. NBC_00443 DNA includes these proteins:
- a CDS encoding glycoside hydrolase family 25 protein has protein sequence MLRGIDVSAYQSSSYDTDGLSFVFIKATEGRSYINPKLTAQTKRARDAGLVVGFYHFLWPGNLSAQADYFVSKAPEKAGDILAVDWETTSEGTHASNAEKDLFIRKVKEKRPNNPVVLYCNRNYWLNVDTTSYAGDGLWIADYVTAGKPRIQAKWRFHQYTDNPLDKNVANFASKAALREWAENA, from the coding sequence ATGCTCCGCGGCATCGATGTAAGCGCGTACCAGTCCTCGTCCTACGACACGGACGGCCTCTCCTTCGTCTTCATCAAGGCGACGGAGGGCCGCTCCTACATCAACCCCAAACTCACCGCCCAGACCAAACGCGCCCGCGACGCCGGCCTGGTCGTCGGCTTCTACCACTTCCTCTGGCCCGGCAACCTCTCCGCCCAGGCCGACTACTTCGTCAGCAAGGCCCCCGAGAAGGCGGGCGACATCCTCGCCGTCGACTGGGAGACGACGAGTGAGGGGACACATGCGAGCAACGCGGAGAAGGATCTGTTCATCAGGAAGGTGAAGGAGAAGCGACCGAACAATCCGGTGGTTTTGTACTGTAATCGCAACTACTGGCTCAATGTGGACACCACCTCCTACGCCGGCGACGGCCTCTGGATCGCCGACTACGTCACCGCGGGCAAGCCCCGCATCCAGGCCAAGTGGCGCTTCCACCAGTACACGGACAACCCGCTGGACAAGAACGTGGCCAACTTCGCCAGCAAGGCAGCTCTGCGTGAGTGGGCCGAGAACGCCTGA
- a CDS encoding EF-hand domain-containing protein: MTHIDVEEARKQFERIDADGDGTITAAEFKSALAQGGDWNVTEAVAEAIIKSRDLNGDKLLSFDEFWSYLNK, encoded by the coding sequence GTGACGCACATCGACGTCGAGGAAGCACGCAAGCAGTTCGAGCGCATCGATGCGGACGGGGACGGCACCATCACCGCCGCCGAATTCAAGTCCGCCCTGGCTCAGGGCGGCGACTGGAACGTGACCGAGGCGGTCGCCGAGGCGATCATCAAGAGTCGTGACCTCAACGGCGACAAGCTGCTGTCGTTCGACGAGTTCTGGTCCTACCTGAACAAGTGA
- a CDS encoding ADP-ribosyltransferase: MITTRLRRRVAAAVLSLSAVLATTAATAPESPVPARPAAVRVAAPAPAACPVQYDDRIRAAADRRVDVDRITPDPAWRTSCGTLYRADGRGPDIVFEEGFQPRDVVDGQYDLEQYVLVNQRSPYVSTTYDHDLYKKWWKSGWNYYIDAPGGIDVNKTIGDTHKWADQVEVAFPGGIDRKYVIGGCPVDKATKVEIMSGCQSNPHFEAWH; encoded by the coding sequence ATGATCACAACTCGTCTCCGGCGGCGGGTCGCTGCCGCCGTCCTGTCCCTCTCGGCCGTCCTCGCCACGACCGCCGCCACGGCTCCCGAGTCCCCCGTCCCGGCTCGTCCGGCCGCCGTCAGGGTCGCCGCCCCTGCCCCGGCCGCCTGTCCCGTCCAGTACGACGACAGGATCAGGGCCGCCGCCGACCGCCGTGTCGACGTCGACCGGATCACCCCCGACCCGGCCTGGCGCACCAGCTGCGGCACGCTCTACCGGGCCGACGGCCGCGGTCCGGACATCGTCTTCGAGGAGGGCTTCCAGCCCAGGGATGTCGTCGACGGCCAGTACGACCTGGAGCAGTACGTCCTGGTCAACCAGCGCTCGCCGTACGTGTCCACGACGTACGACCACGACCTGTACAAGAAGTGGTGGAAGTCGGGCTGGAACTACTACATCGACGCCCCCGGCGGCATCGACGTCAACAAGACCATCGGTGACACCCACAAATGGGCCGACCAGGTGGAGGTCGCCTTCCCCGGCGGCATCGACCGGAAGTACGTCATCGGCGGCTGCCCGGTGGACAAGGCCACCAAGGTCGAGATCATGAGCGGCTGCCAGAGCAACCCGCACTTCGAGGCCTGGCACTGA
- a CDS encoding YncE family protein yields the protein MNLTHRTLFAGIGLLALAACGTDAAKAKSRPATDPHGTQAAIPAPAKKDTVQGLPGMPPVLDPKDVYAADRPNKLSPVVKDFPSRVYVPNTESDTVSVIDPRTYKIVETISVGRQPQHVVPSWDLKTLWVNNNRGHTLTPIDPKTGKAGREVEVHDPYNLYFTPNGKYAIVMASLDRELVFRDPHTMKRLKTEPVTCYGVNHADFSLDGRYFIVSCEFSGELLKVDTEKMKVVGQQRLPFDGAMPQDVKVSPDGKRFYIADMMAHGVWVLDGDKFTEPTLMPTGKGCHGLYVSRDSREMYVSNRGEGTVSVFDFTKNEITKKWHLPDGGSPDMGGVSADGKVLWLSGRYDSEVYAIDTRTGEQLARISVGSGPHGLAVYPQPGRYSLGHTGIFR from the coding sequence ATGAACCTCACGCACCGCACCCTTTTCGCTGGCATCGGCCTCCTGGCCCTCGCCGCCTGCGGCACCGACGCCGCCAAGGCAAAGAGCCGTCCCGCCACAGACCCCCACGGCACCCAGGCCGCCATCCCCGCCCCGGCGAAGAAGGACACCGTCCAGGGGCTGCCCGGCATGCCCCCCGTCCTCGACCCGAAGGACGTGTACGCCGCCGACCGCCCCAACAAGCTCTCCCCCGTCGTCAAGGACTTCCCGTCCCGCGTCTACGTCCCGAACACCGAGTCCGACACCGTCTCCGTCATCGACCCCAGGACGTACAAGATCGTCGAGACCATCTCCGTCGGCCGACAGCCCCAGCACGTCGTCCCGTCCTGGGACCTGAAGACCCTCTGGGTCAACAACAACCGCGGCCACACCCTCACCCCCATCGACCCGAAGACCGGCAAGGCGGGCAGGGAGGTCGAGGTCCACGACCCGTACAACCTCTACTTCACGCCCAACGGCAAGTACGCCATCGTCATGGCCTCCCTCGACCGCGAACTCGTCTTCCGCGACCCGCACACCATGAAGCGGCTCAAGACCGAGCCGGTCACCTGCTACGGCGTCAACCACGCCGACTTCTCCCTGGACGGGAGGTACTTCATCGTGTCCTGTGAGTTCAGCGGTGAGCTGCTGAAGGTCGACACCGAGAAGATGAAGGTCGTCGGACAGCAGAGGCTGCCCTTCGACGGGGCGATGCCACAGGACGTCAAGGTCTCCCCGGACGGCAAGCGGTTCTACATCGCCGACATGATGGCCCACGGCGTGTGGGTCCTGGACGGCGACAAGTTCACCGAGCCCACGCTGATGCCCACCGGCAAGGGCTGCCACGGCCTCTACGTCAGCCGCGACTCCCGCGAGATGTACGTTTCCAACCGCGGCGAGGGCACCGTCTCCGTCTTCGACTTCACCAAGAACGAGATCACCAAGAAGTGGCACCTCCCCGACGGCGGCAGCCCCGACATGGGCGGCGTCTCCGCGGACGGCAAGGTGCTGTGGCTGTCGGGGCGTTACGACTCCGAGGTGTACGCCATCGACACCCGCACCGGCGAACAGCTCGCCCGCATCTCCGTCGGCAGCGGCCCGCACGGCCTCGCCGTCTATCCGCAGCCGGGCCGCTACTCCCTCGGCCATACGGGCATCTTCCGCTAG
- a CDS encoding ATP-binding protein: MAGLDGIEQPRGHSRATAARWSPAVEDETAAKALELFGNPTEAEVPLPSRPESAATARRLTQVVVLSQWGLTPKMTEDAVLLVSELVGNAVRHTGARVFGLRMRRRRGWIRIEVRDPSRGLPCLMPVQEMDISGRGLFLVDKLSDRWGVDLLPRGKTTWFEMRVADR; the protein is encoded by the coding sequence ATGGCGGGGCTGGATGGTATCGAACAGCCGCGGGGACACAGCCGTGCGACCGCGGCGCGCTGGTCGCCGGCGGTCGAGGACGAAACTGCTGCGAAGGCGCTGGAGTTGTTCGGCAATCCCACGGAGGCGGAGGTTCCGCTCCCGTCCCGCCCGGAGTCCGCCGCCACGGCGAGACGACTGACGCAGGTCGTGGTCCTGAGCCAGTGGGGCCTGACCCCGAAGATGACGGAGGACGCGGTCCTGCTCGTCTCGGAGCTCGTCGGCAACGCCGTCCGCCACACCGGCGCCCGCGTCTTCGGCCTCCGCATGCGCCGCCGCCGCGGCTGGATCCGCATCGAGGTCCGCGACCCGTCCCGGGGGCTGCCCTGTCTGATGCCGGTCCAGGAGATGGACATCAGCGGCCGGGGGCTGTTCCTGGTCGACAAACTCTCCGACCGCTGGGGCGTGGACCTGCTGCCGCGCGGCAAGACGACATGGTTCGAGATGCGGGTGGCGGACCGCTGA
- a CDS encoding enoyl-CoA hydratase/isomerase family protein: MTVNLEVAEGVGTLRLDRPPMNALDVATQDRLKELAEEAGRRDDVRAVVIYGGEKVFAAGADIKEMQAMDHAAMVLRARALQESFTAVARIPKPVVAAVTGYALGGGCELALCADYRIAGDNAKLGQPEILLGLIPGAGGTQRLARLIGPSKAKDLIFTGRMVKADEARELGLVDRVVAPDQVYAEAHSWAAKLAQGPAIALRAAKESIDTGLETDIETGLAVERGWFAGLFATEDRERGMRSFVEEGPGKAKFL, translated from the coding sequence ATGACCGTGAATCTCGAAGTCGCCGAAGGTGTCGGTACCCTCCGTCTCGACCGACCGCCCATGAACGCGCTGGACGTCGCCACCCAGGACCGGCTCAAGGAGCTCGCCGAGGAGGCGGGTCGTCGTGACGACGTACGGGCCGTGGTGATCTACGGCGGGGAGAAGGTGTTCGCGGCGGGCGCGGACATCAAGGAGATGCAGGCCATGGACCACGCGGCGATGGTCCTGCGCGCCCGTGCCCTGCAGGAGTCGTTCACGGCGGTGGCCCGCATCCCGAAGCCGGTGGTGGCGGCCGTGACGGGCTACGCGCTCGGTGGCGGCTGCGAGTTGGCGCTGTGTGCGGACTACCGGATCGCCGGGGACAACGCCAAGCTGGGCCAGCCGGAGATCCTGCTCGGCCTGATCCCGGGCGCCGGCGGTACCCAGCGGCTGGCCCGGCTGATCGGCCCCTCGAAGGCGAAGGACCTGATCTTCACCGGCCGTATGGTGAAGGCGGACGAGGCGCGGGAGTTGGGCCTCGTGGACCGCGTGGTGGCGCCGGACCAGGTCTACGCCGAGGCGCACTCCTGGGCGGCGAAGCTGGCGCAGGGTCCGGCTATCGCGCTGCGTGCGGCGAAGGAGTCGATCGACACCGGTCTGGAGACGGACATCGAGACGGGCCTTGCGGTGGAACGGGGCTGGTTCGCGGGCCTGTTCGCCACGGAGGACCGGGAGCGGGGGATGCGGAGCTTCGTGGAGGAGGGGCCGGGCAAGGCCAAGTTCCTCTGA
- a CDS encoding L,D-transpeptidase has protein sequence MNVRPISGASVDARGRRGRKGLAAMAGVLLLAVTACGGSGGSDAGAGDGKGGDSATAEAQKSQAVVTIAPGDGAKSVETSGALKVTAAKGRLTDVEVKDAKGNAIAGRISGDGTTWTPSTHLAASTKYTVHAVAKDSDGMEAAKEGDFTTLTPKNTFLGRFTPEDGSKVGVGMPFSIRFDRGITSPEDVEKAITIKTEPAVEVEGHWFGNDRLDFRPEKYWKAGTKVTVDLNLDGVEGRDGVYGEQDKKVTFTIGRDQVSVVDAKAKKMKVMQDGKVVRTIPVTTGAPGYETWNGQMVMTEKFVQTRMNGDTVGYEGEYDIKDVPHAIRLTDSGTFIHGNYWAGGAFGNTNASHGCVGLRDVKGAWSKDTPAAWFYNHSMIGDVVVVKNSADGTVAPENGLNGWNMPWEKWKA, from the coding sequence TTGAACGTGCGGCCGATATCGGGGGCGTCGGTTGACGCGCGCGGGAGGCGTGGGCGCAAGGGGCTGGCGGCGATGGCCGGAGTGCTGCTGCTCGCCGTCACCGCGTGCGGTGGGAGCGGCGGATCGGACGCCGGGGCCGGTGACGGCAAGGGCGGCGACTCCGCCACGGCGGAGGCCCAGAAGTCGCAGGCGGTGGTGACCATAGCCCCGGGCGACGGCGCCAAGTCCGTCGAGACCAGCGGGGCGCTGAAGGTGACCGCGGCCAAGGGCAGGCTGACGGACGTCGAGGTCAAGGACGCCAAGGGCAACGCGATAGCGGGGAGGATATCCGGCGACGGCACCACCTGGACGCCGTCCACGCACCTCGCCGCCTCCACGAAGTACACGGTGCACGCGGTCGCCAAGGACTCCGACGGCATGGAGGCCGCCAAGGAGGGCGACTTCACCACCCTGACACCGAAGAACACCTTCCTCGGCCGGTTCACCCCCGAGGACGGCTCCAAGGTCGGCGTCGGAATGCCGTTCTCGATCCGCTTCGACCGGGGCATCACCAGCCCCGAGGACGTCGAGAAGGCGATCACCATCAAGACCGAGCCGGCCGTCGAGGTCGAGGGCCACTGGTTCGGAAACGACCGCCTCGACTTCCGGCCCGAGAAGTACTGGAAGGCCGGTACGAAGGTCACCGTCGACCTCAACCTCGACGGCGTCGAGGGCCGCGACGGCGTCTACGGCGAGCAGGACAAGAAGGTCACCTTCACCATCGGCCGCGACCAGGTCTCGGTCGTCGACGCCAAGGCCAAGAAGATGAAGGTCATGCAGGACGGCAAGGTCGTCAGAACCATCCCCGTCACCACCGGCGCGCCCGGGTACGAGACCTGGAACGGCCAGATGGTCATGACCGAGAAGTTCGTCCAGACCCGCATGAACGGCGACACGGTCGGTTACGAGGGCGAGTACGACATCAAGGACGTGCCGCACGCCATCCGCCTGACCGATTCCGGCACCTTCATCCACGGCAACTACTGGGCCGGCGGCGCCTTCGGCAACACCAACGCCAGCCACGGCTGCGTCGGCCTGCGCGACGTCAAGGGCGCGTGGAGCAAGGACACCCCGGCGGCGTGGTTCTACAACCACTCGATGATCGGCGACGTGGTCGTCGTGAAGAACTCCGCGGACGGGACGGTGGCTCCGGAGAACGGCCTCAACGGCTGGAACATGCCGTGGGAGAAGTGGAAGGCGTAG